In Silurus meridionalis isolate SWU-2019-XX chromosome 29, ASM1480568v1, whole genome shotgun sequence, one DNA window encodes the following:
- the tcf20 gene encoding LOW QUALITY PROTEIN: transcription factor 20 (The sequence of the model RefSeq protein was modified relative to this genomic sequence to represent the inferred CDS: deleted 2 bases in 1 codon): MQNFSNSSATLPPGFPSRGGNLVGSPYPPHISDPQISPRTIEDYAAMQQSQSILQSHGQHPHLRGQQHPGQASHIHGYGSRRVAGEIPQAAGSGSSSYRKESMDYYFSVSARDRNRRGGGGFGTGFGYSNMEYQYRHVSGTGPSSGMMSPYPMDYSATAATGSGNGNSTSSGSGSFSPTQQFSMAQNAPIQPVSGAELHQRQHSQKYPSHPGLHQGHRAYPLSGHRIPSHFGHYPPLNVPTASVGMYNSPPQRYEMSSGNMDSKINSPTHSNPNTTPGSAASASSGQQENPGQNYPSSNHPPYSPQSQLVSKHASRRTPQHNLGAAYDTPLKMQHAAPGLAHPKNHQSSVSLSPAAPQHASQDISKSPMQSQNQQSQINQNFSPISNSSPVPSAVHSPSCSSSSSPLMGVSEGLGSSASLHSSLLNPRGSHSHIRTQHTMPQLSPTPSSNSSISSCGSVVISAVNQNRMGVGLRGGQREETSSSLYQQDKLSQDPGLNSLNALTSQVANLPNTVQHTILTDTVLSQKKRRDSTHQPLLQQIASNQQKHRNASVAGRSTVNEESGDVLASESEEASKNNSDHSEHEKARQPDGAESKPTSYYSATANQAQTGQSLSGHHLQMDDRAIEGSAKKSLSQAAKPFSQIKAPETQTSSSSSPPCVPPEPSPNASSCAPAPSGSSSAASSPTHSVRSNSVTEPDFSHSDEKPELKEKKSANMKDEKTTVKHEEASHQELDNGKTTHTLASVKVEQSGPSEQSENEKDDKKTSSQHFLSRTINTPEQSNAGVGVIVSVRSEQSPEALKQTEVPSHHGTSSDMGKLGYPEEKHSINMFRDSGSHNGDGEIGIETFTAHYDVTPKTEFGQNVASNNCQVGTYKYCSPEMPYSACMGAKIKVRAGPGSGMSVNRYQDYPQSQSNFSYTSRKDVAVLGMMAKSGVGSRGHDGNSQLQQPYPSLLQEVLQGYHLDRRYCRPEQTSGSHHQPQNMSQHHYHTRPPYRMTENMRLHGMNQSAMGGIQQLVTGKHHSQNHGPDHEIALGVLHSSWDSEAQRPKGDQGISSEKGTITVSPSHSTSIQPSLDPSTVTPPKHINLADYSLPHRKTPSLATPPSAVQQLLLQDSDQELSRNADSINQTQSQMSLSSERRSVICDVSPSQRTTLEKERSHCGTSGSSVIQHPLSSSVLSEQGKEDVPDKEHDLEKAPKIIAKELGKQLGDGHSSVLTKEEPSKSLHAPMEGNSDLHRQSGGKGIIDSSSNALYHSKIPSNPLSSPPRCKPYSQTVDGSSASFPAYVFSDAADGPKRNTPHPSPSSFHSLASPSHGPLSVNKLQAYSHHAPLQHTHGISERFDWPASSNRHKDISIHHNSTQNPDQKISRQHSYPGSHYDMKIWESYAEREATGNPQLHSLVPHKSIISVPTSGPKPLEPDVSRGITEDSAKSFLPPASAISGGSGSSITASVPQGHRQSKTGGSAETNPLMMRRRVRSFISPIPAKRQHQDFSGNRPVSSHHSPLAESRPLNDSDSSSVDSRPKLASPTTPFQTPSANSPPLAKTKFLPPRKGRGLKLEAIVQKITPNKKASFSNSHLDADYSDLSRYSSDIPDPEIGAPSKMHLTEKVLVSYLDEAQTLDDLLPYRAEDAYSCDSQVLKQVVTGSSGTSLRSLPTDFDFGLGTAGSSGPGTDDHDKDEFTLLGPLPPAPPLPRPVQGSPPPSSSALSDIQQFTNTYQQLETRRGEQSAANLLRQKLQETGMGFDDYPGGDFYGTTPPHGQSSGHHLLSRPSQCELASPRMTNSDSKHQENFVPKGYFPSGKKKGRPVGSVNKQKRAQVQCSTSNITSAPHTPPAGSLAVTPQPASNSSMAGEAITSTLPEQKPCPPLEIAIQSQPVKVELEGEDIQPEMDIKPIKHRQRKGKEGNEGPVSKSKQWRKSRGMTSKEELDPQTVAGGNAGTLQDNRKNGFSPYVHVERKITEIGAVCTVVNSEDEKLKGKNGASVVDCASNVSLVSQMVRKEREIEKMQEKGIDQPNDPVMQTGKSIPTSGYVLQGPVMSETGHAGRLLCCLCQKWANYKNLGDLYGPFYPADYAAKFPKNQPQMRQNLSNTGATNAGSNPSSVSTELTVPDIQSVYIPDINLADTSCSVNQATNPVSPAVSETLPCLSTTSKAPEQNWNLVPEGALISLDPPELENELIQIRQQKPDDVQQRPQHRKLTSHPRFKRRHKSSEDLPRTILINSKASLPFQPPPPSLDSMGPLAQLAQLPVVPLDPKELWVHESCIVWTSGVYLVNGRLYGLQEALDGARDTSCSHCEMPGSTLGCYSKGCTLRYHFLCAVEADCCLNEDNFSLRCPKHKFPQISRPVKPAAVHQEQSERG, translated from the exons ATGCAGAACTTTTCCAACAGTTCTGCTACTCTGCCTCCAGGATTTCCTAGCAGAGGTGGAAACTTGGTTGGTTCCCCATATCCACCCCACATATCAGATCCTCAGATATCTCCAAGGACTATTGAAGATTATGCTGCCATGCAGCAATCGCAATCAATCCTCCAAAGTCATGGGCAGCACCCACACCTACGTGGGCAGCAGCACCCTGGACAAGCGTCCCATATCCATGGCTACGGATCCAGGCGAGTGGCCGGAGAGATACCACAGGCTGCTGGAAGTGGTAGCAGCTCTTACCGAAAGGAAAGCatggattattatttttcagtGAGTGCTCGAGACAGGAacaggagaggaggaggaggtttcGGAACAGGGTTTGGGTACTCTAATATGGAATACCAATACAGACATGTTTCTGGGACTGGGCCATCCTCTGGCATGATGTCCCCTTACCCTATGGACTATAGCGCAACTGCTGCTACCGGGAGTGGCAATGGAAATAGTACTAGCAGTGGTAGTGGTTCATTTTCTCCCACCCAACAGTTTAGTATGGCCCAGAATGCACCAATACAGCCGGTTTCAGGTGCTGAACTGCACCAGCGTCAACATAGCCAAAAATACCCCTCACACCCAGGGTTACATCAAGGTCACCGGGCCTATCCTCTGTCTGGACACAGAATACCGTCTCACTTTGGGCACTACCCTCCTCTTAATGTGCCCACAGCGTCAGTTGGAATGTACAACTCTCCACCACAAAGGTATGAAATGAGCAGTGGAAACATGGACTCCAAAATcaactcacccactcactccaATCCAAACACCACTCCAGGTTCTGCAGCTTCAGCCAGCTCTGGGCAACAAGAGAATCCAGGGCAGAACTACCCCTCTTCCAACCACCCCCCTTATTCCCCCCAGTCCCAGCTCGTTTCCAAACATGCCTCTCGTCGCACTCCTCAGCATAATCTTGGAGCAGCCTACGACACACCGTTGAAAATGCAGCATGCAGCTCCTGGCCTTGCACACCCGAAAAACCATCAGTCCTCTGTGTCCTTAAGTCCTGCTGCACCACAGCATGCCTCCCAGGACATTTCTAAATCTCCCATGCAGTCCCAAAACCAGCAGAGTCAAATTAATCAAAATTTCAGCCCAATATCAAATTCATCTCCTGTTCCATCTGCTGTCCATTCTCCAAGCTgcagctcctcctcctctccactAATGGGTGTTTCAGAAGGCTTGGGCAGTTCCGCATCATTGCACTCCTCACTTTTAAACCCCCGTGGTAGTCACAGTCATATTCGGACCCAACATACCATGCCACAGCTGAGCCCAACTCCAAGTTCTAACAGCAGTATTAGTAGTTGTGGTAGTGTTGTGATCTCTGCTGTTAATCAGAATCGAATGGGGGTGGGTCTACGTGGTGGACAGCGAGAAGAAACCTCATCGTCCCTGTACCAACAGGACAAGCTTTCACAAGACCCTGGACTGAATAGTCTAAATGCCCTCACATCTCAAGTGGCTAATTTGCCCAACACAGTACAACATACAATACTAACAGACACTGTACTCTctcagaagaaaagaagagataGTACACATCAGCCTCTCCTGCAGCAGATAGCTAGCAATCAGCAGAAACATAGAAATGCTAGTGTGGCTGGTCGAAGCACAGTAAATGAAGAAAGTGGAGATGTTTTGGCATCTGAGTCAGAGGAGGCAAGTAAGAATAACAGTGACCATTCCGAACATGAAAAAGCCAGACAACCTGATGGAGCTGAATCCAAACCCACTAGCTACTATTCAGCAACTGCAAATCAGGCACAGACAGGACAAAGCCTTTCTGGTCACCATTTACAAATGGATGACCGGGCCATAGAGGGTTCTGCCAAGAAATCGTTAAGTCAGGCTGCAAAACCTTTTTCACAGATTAAGGCACCAGAAACCCAAACATCGTCCTCCTCGTCTCCACCCTGTGTTCCTCCAGAACCAAGCCCAAATGCATCATCTTGTGCACCTGCTCCCTCAGGCTCATCATCTGCTGCATCATCTCCTACTCACTCTGTACGATCGAATAGTGTAACTGAACCTGACTTTAGTCACAGTGATGAAAAACCTGAACTGAAGGAGAAAAAGTCTGCAAATATGAAAGATGAGAAAACCACAGTTAAACACGAAGAGGCTTCACATCAAGAACTGGACAATGGAAAAACTACTCACACTTTGGCCAGTGTAAAGGTGGAACAATCAGGCCCATCTGAACAGAGTGAGAATGAAAAGGATGACAAGAAAACCAGCTCACAGCATTTTCTCAGTAGAACCATAAACACCCCAGAACAGTCCAATGCTGGAGTTGGAGTTATTGTTTCTGTGCGTTCTGAACAAAGTCCTGAGGCTCTTAAGCAAACAGAGGTTCCATCTCACCATGGCACTTCATCGGACATGGGCAAGCTTGGCTATCCTGAGGAGAAACATTCCATAAACATGTTTAGGGATTCTGGGAGTCACAATGGAGATGGCGAAATTGGTATAGAAACATTCACAGCACACTATGACGTTACCCCAAAAACTGAGTTTGGGCAAAATGTGGCCTCAAATAACTGTCAAGTCGGTACTTACAAATACTGCAGTCCTGAGATGCCGTACAGTGCTTGCATGGGTGCAAAGATCAAGGTACGTGCTGGACCAGGGAGTGGAATGAGTGTAAACCGATATCAAGACTACCCTCAGTCACAGTCTAATTTCAGTTATACGTCTAGAAAGGATGTTGCTGTTTTAGGAATGATGGCAAAAAGTGGTGTAGGTTCAAGAGGCCATGATGGGAATTCACAGTTGCAGCAACCATATCCCAGTCTTTTACAAGAAGTCCTCCAAGGGTACCATTTGGATCGGCGCTATTGCCgtcctgaacaaacatctggtAGCCATCATCAACCTCAAAATATGTCCCAGCATCATTACCACACTAGACCTCCCTATCGTATGACAGAAAACATGAGGCTACATGGGATGAACCAATCAGCAATGGGTGGTATTCAGCAATTGGTTACAGGAAAGCATCACTCTCAAAATCATGGACCAGACCATGAGATCGCCCTTGGTGTTCTCCATTCTTCTTGGGATTCTGAAGCACAAAGGCCTAAGGGGGATCAAGGTATCTCATCAGAGAAGGGCACAATAACAGTGTCTCCCAGCCATTCCACCAGTATACAGCCATCTTTGGATCCTTCCACAGTAACTCCTCCTAAGCACATTAATTTGGCAGACTATTCCTTGCCCCACAGAAAAACCCCAAGTCTGGCTACTCCACCATCTGCTGTTCAGCAGTTGCTTTTACAAGATTCTGACCAAGAATTGTCTCGTAATGCAGATTCTATAAATCAGACACAATCTCAGATGTCGCTATCTTCAGAAAGGCGCTCAGTGATCTGTGACGTGTCTCCCTCACAACGGACCActttagagaaagaaagaagtcaTTGTGGGACGTCTGGATCCTCAGTTATTCAGCACCCACTCTCGTCCTCTGTATTAAGTGAGCAAGGTAAGGAGGATGTGCCTGATAAAGAGCATGATTTAGAAAAAGCACCCAAGATAATTGCAAAAGAACTTGGAAAACAACTTGGAGATGGGCACAGTTCAGTTTTAACTAAGGAAGAACCTAGCAAGTCCTTACATGCACCAATGGAAGGGAATTCTGATTTGCATAGACAAAGTGGTGGAAAAGGGATTATTGATTCCTCCAGCAATGCCTTATATCACTCAAAAATTCCCTCCAATCCCCTTTCATCACCCCCCAGATGCAAGCCTTATTCCCAGACTGTTGATGGATCCTCTGCAAGCTTTCCTGCTTATGTTTTTAGTGATGCTGCCGATGGACCCAAAAGGAATACTCCTCATCCCTCTCCCAGTTCATTCCATTCATTAGCATCTCCAAGTCACGGTCCACTTTCAGTTAACAAATTACAAGCATATTCTCACCACGCTCCTCTTCAGCACACCCATGGAATTAGTGAACGATTTGACTGGCCAGCCAGCAGTAATAGACATAAAGATATTTCCATCCATCACAACTCTACTCAAAACCCTGACCAGAAGATATCAAGACAACACTCATACCCTGGTTCTCACTACGATATGAAAATATGGGAGTCTTATGCTGAAAGAGAAGCAACTGGAAACCCGCAGCTACACTCTTTGGTTCCTCACAAGTCTATTATCTCTGTACCAACCAGTGGTCCCAAGCCCCTGGAGCCCGATGTCTCCCGAGGGATTACAGAAGATTCAGCAAAGTCGTTCCTTCCACCTGCATCTGCTATTTCAGGTGGTTCAGGCAGTAGCATTACGGCAAGTGTTCCTCAAGGACATCGGCAGAGCAAAACAGGGGGCTCAGCAGAAACCAATCCATTAATGATGAGGAGGAGAGTTCGCTCTTTCATTTCTCCAATTCCTGCCAAGAGGCAGCATCAGGATTTTTCAGGAAACAGGCCTGTGTCATCTCATCACTCTCCGCTAGCTGAATCTAGACCCCTAAATGACAGTGATTCAAGCAGTGTAGACTCTCGTCCTAAACTAGCTTCTCCCACCACACCGTTTCAAACTCCAAGTGCTAACTCACCCCCACTggcaaaaacaaagtttttACCTCCAAGAAAAGGACGGGGATTAAAACTGGAAGCAATTGTTCAAAAAATCACTCCAAATAAAAAAGCTAGTTTCAGTAATAGCCATTTAGACGCTGATTATTCCGATCTCTCACGTTACAGTTCTGATATACCTGACCCAGAAATTGGAGCACCTTCCAAAATGCACCTCACAGAGAAGGTTCTTGTCT CTTACCTTGATGAAGCTCAAACATTAGATGACCTTTTGCCCTACAGAGCAGAAGATGCATATTCATGTGATTCTCAAGTTCTCAAACAGGTTGTGACTGGGTCTTCTGGTACAAGCTTGAGAAGTTTGCCAACCGACTTTGACTTTGGGTTAGGCACTGCTGGATCTTCAGGGCCTGGGACAGATGATCACGATAAGGATGAGTTTACACTTTTGGGGCCCCTTCCCCCAGCACCTCCTTTGCCTCGGCCTGTGCAAGGTTCCCCTCCTCCATCCTCATCTGCTTTGTCCGATATACAACAATTCACTAACACCTACCAGCAGCTGGAGACGAGACGAGGAGAGCAGTCTGCTGCTAACCTACTGAGGCAGAAGCTTCAGGAGACTGGCATGGGTTTTGATGATTATCCTGGAGGAGATTTCTATGGAACAACCCCACCCCATGGCCAAAGTTCAGGACACCACTTGCTCTCCAGACCTTCACAGTGTGAGTTAGCCTCACCAAGAATGACCAACTCAGACTCCAAACATCAAGAAAACTTTGTTCCCAAAGGTTATTTTCCTTCAGGCAAAAAGAAGGGACGACCAGTTGGaagtgtaaataaacaaaaacgtgCTCAAGTGCAATGTTCCACTTCAAATATAACGTCAGCTCCTCATACTCCTCCAGCTGGTTCTCTTGCTGTTACACCTCAGCCTGCATCGAATTCCAGCATGGCAGGAGAAGCAATCACCTCAACTTTACCTGAACAAAAACCTTGTCCCCCTCTGGAGATTGCTATTCAGAGCCAACCAGTAAAGGTGGAGCTAGAGGGAGAGGACATCCAGCCTGAGATGGatataaaaccaataaaacacAGGCAGAGAAAGGGAAAAGAGGGGAATGAAGGACCTGTCTCAAAAAGCAAACAGTGGAGGAAAAGTAGAGGAATGACCTCTAAAGAAGAGCTGGATCCTCAGACTGTTGCAGGGGGAAATGCAGGCACATTACAAGACAATAGGAAAAATGGTTTCTCACCATACGTACATGTTGAGAGAAAGATAACCGAGATTGGAGCTGTTTGTACAGTCGTTAATTCCGAAGATGAGAAATTGAAAGGCAAGAATGGAGCTTCTGTGGTTGATTGTGCCTCAAATGTTTCTCTGGTATCTCAGATGGTCAGAAAAGAGAGGGAAATTGAGAAGATGCAAGAAAAAGGGATTGATCAGCCGAATGATCCGGTCATGCAGACTGGAAAGTCTATTCCTACATCTGGATACGTCCTCCAAGGTCCTGTGATGTCCGAGACTGGACATGCTGGGCGTTTGTTGTGTTGCCTTTGCCAGAAATGGGCAAATTACAAGAATCTTGGAGATCTCTATGGTCCCTTCTACCCAGCTGATTATGCTGCCAAATTTCCCAAGAACCAACCACAAATGCGACAGAACTTGTCGAACACTGGGGCAACCAATGCAGGGTCTAATCCTTCTTCTGTATCAACAGAATTAACTGTTCCAGACATTCAGTCTGTATATATTCCAGACATCAATTTAGCAGACACCAGTTGTTCAGTGAATCAAGCTACAAACCCGGTATCCCCTGCAGTAAGTGAAACCCTGCCGTGCCTCAGTACCACCTCCAAGGCACCCGAGCAAAATTGGAATCTGGTGCCAGAAGGGGCGCTCATTTCATTAGATCCACCCGAACTAGAGAACGAGCTGATCCAGATAAGGCAGCAGAAACCAGATGATGTTCAGCAGCGACCGCAGCATCGCAAGCTAACTTCCCATCCACGTTTCAAGCGGAGACACAAATCTAGTGAGGACTTGCCCCGCACGATTCTGATCAACAGCAAAGCTTCACTGCCTTTCCAACCTCCACCACCCAGCCTTGATTCCATGGGACCTTTGGCTCAGCTTGCTCAGCTCCCTGTGGTGCCCTTAGATCCAAAGGAGCTCTGGGTACATGAGAGCTGCATTGTCTGGACTAGTGGGGTTTACCTGGTCAACGGAAGATTGTATGGCCTCCAGGAGGCACTTGATGGTGCCAGAGATACA AGCTGTTCTCATTGTGAAATGCCTGGTTCCACTCTGGGTTGCTATAGTAAAGGCTGCACACTGAGGTATCATTTTCTGTGTGCTGTGGAGGCAG actgCTGTCTAAACGAAGATAATTTCTCCTTGAGGTGTCCAAAGCACAAG TTTCCACAGATCAGTAGGCCAGTCAAACCTGCAGCTGTACACCAGGAGCAGTCAGAGCGAGGCTGA